The DNA region ACTTTCTTTTGAATGCTCTATAATGATTTTAGATATTCTACTGCTTTTTAAAATCTCATAGGTTCTTATTGCCTCATTAATAGCTCTTAAAATAGCCTCTTTTCCAGTTTTTACTAATACACATTTTTCATTTTTGAATTTTGCAAATCTGTACACTGAGTAACCTCCTACAAAGGCATCACAGCAATTTTTCTTGGCAATTTGAAAAACTGAAGGAATATTTTCTGCATACTTCTCACTGTAAACTTCTGTATCACAACCCAGTAAATCAAAAAATGGCTCTGCCTCAGATATGGACTCGTGCTCACCTATAAACGCAATTTTTTTAGGTTTATACTTATCTCTACACTTTTTTAATGCATTTATTATATCTAATGTACTTATGGATAATTCAATTTTTGGCATTTGTGGTTTGTATTTTTCTATTTTATTAAAAGTCAAACCTCTTGCAATTACAATATCACCCTCTAATTCATTTACTGTTATCTCTTCAGCCTGTACTACAGAAATATTCTCATAGAGCATATTCCTTTTAGGATGATTATCAAATACTTCCCTTACATCTTTCTCCATTTCAGGGTATGGAACAACAAAAACTATATTGATCATAGATTTACTCCTCCTTCAGCCTCTTCGTTTTGTAAACGTTTTATATGTTGCGTAAGCAACATCTATCTGTTGCAATAATACAACATTATTCAATTCTTTTTCAATAGAATTTTTGTAAATTGCATTACAATTATCTTATATGAAAAATTTATTTTTTTAATTACGCCTACCATAAAATATTCTATTCCATAAGTTAAATTACTTATATTCATTGATTAAATAACAAATATAAAACTTTTGGCACACATTTTGCTTTAATATAAATACGTATAAAAAATTTAATTTTTGAGAGGAGAAATAAAAAATGAGCGTTATAACAAGAGCAGCTTTATTAAAAGGACCTTATGATATCGATCTAGTGGAGAAAGAATTAGTCTGTGGTGAAGACGAAGTCATAGTTAAAAATCACCTTATTGGAATATGTGGTTCTGATAAAAACTTTTACAGAGGTTTTATGCCTAAAAAAACTGCCGAATTCAGAAAAGAGCCTAAATTTCCCTTTGAACTGGGTCATGAAAGTGGTGGTGTAATAGTAGAAGCAGGCAGCAGAGTTACAGATTATAAAGTTGGTGATAAAGTTATTGCCTTTGGCTGGAACAATAATTATGCTGATTATTTTAAGACTCCTACCTGGCAGCTTCAGCCTGTTCCTGAGGGACTGGATATGGATATTGCAAGTCTTGGAGAACCAATTTCCTGTGCAATGTATTCCGGACTTAATGCTGGTGTACAGTTAGGGGACACCGTAGTTATAATGGGCGGTGGCTTTGCTGGTCAGATTATCGCCCAATGTGCAAAGAAAAAGGGAGCCTTCAAAGTAATTGTAGTAGACGTTTTAGATGGAAAATTAGAACTGGCAAAAAAACTTGGAGCTGATATAACTATAAATTTAAAAAAGGAAAATGTAAAACAAATTGTAGATGAACTTACAAATGGCATTGGAGCTGATGTTGTAGTAGAGGCTGCCGGAAGTGAAGAATCTTTTAATGTGGCAAGTAGTATTATTAAACATAATGGTAAATTTGTATTGTACAGTTGGGTAACACAGCCTGTAACTTTAGATATTAGCAGATGGCATGATGATGGATTGGAATTCATTAATACTTGTCTTGTTCATCATACATGGCATCACAGATATGTATGGACACCTGACACTTTAAGACCTGTACAACAGGGACTTGTAGATATTAAATCACTTATTACAAATGAACTTAAACTTAAAGATATTAAGGAAGGCTTTGATCTGGCAGATAAAGATGATACAGCTATAAAGATAATATTCCGCCCTTAATTTTACTCTCCACAATGTTAGATGCATTTATCCGATGACTAGCCGCTGTGACACTCCACCGCACTCTGTGAAAGCGATTTACACAAAATCTAAGATTTTGGTTCTCTGCTTTTCTAAATGTAGAAATAACACCGGCACGTCCCTGGATAATTCATCTAAACTCAGTGGAAATACAAACTACCACTGAGTAAGATTCATTGATATTTATTATATATAAAAATACTCTAGTTTTGTAAATGTTAAATTAGAGCATCTTCATTGTGGAATATATTTGTCATTTTCATGATCATAATAGAATGTGGTATTCTTACTAGAGAATTAAATGTATAATTAGTTAATTGTGTTTTTGAGTAAACGTTAACACGAATATGACAATTTTTGCTTTTCTTATAGCTGCAAAACTTATTATACATTATTAATTAGTACTGATCTAAATATAAACAAAAACTCTATGTTATATAAATTTTAATTGCAAATAGCTCAATAACATTTCTATATATAACATTAATAGCTGTTTAGTAATATGAATTTTATAAATAATCAAAATAATACTATTAAAAATTTTTTAGGGGGAAATTTTATGAAAATAATGCAAACTATGAAAAAATTGCCTGGTGGTGTCCTTCTAGCTCCTGCAATTATTGGTATTCTGCTTAATACCTTCTTCCCTGATGCATTAAAAATTGGAGGTTTTACAACAGCTCTTTTTAAGAGTTCAACCACAGCATTTCTGGCACTTTTTATGCTCTGTGCTGGTTCACAAATTGACATAAAAAAGGCAAAAATAGCTCTTGCAAAAGGTGCAGTTCTCACAATAACAAAAATACTTATAGGTGCCTGTATTGGCCTGCTAATAGGAAAACTATTTGGCAATTCTGGCATTTTTGGATTAAGTCTTTTAGCTATAATTCCAGCTATGACAAACTCTAACAGTTCATTATTTGCTGTTTTATCCAGTGAAAATGGAGATGATACAGATGTAGGTGCAGTATCTGTAATAGCCCTGAACAATGGACCACTTTTTACCATGCTCATTTTAGGTGCCTCTGGCTTTGCAAGTATTCCCCTTATGTCCTTTGTCGCCGTTTTAATTCCAGTTATAGTTGGCTTTATACTGGGAAACCTGGATCCAGATTGGAGAGAATTATTAAGTCATGGTCACATGCTGATACCATTTTTAGGTTTTTCTATCGGTGCATCTCTTAATCTTCAAACTATACTTAATGCTGGTGTTCCAGGAATCATACTAGGTATAGCTACGCTTGTATTTACAGGGCTTGGTGGTTATTTCATATATGGAATATTCCATGGTAAAAGGGCTGTTGGAGCCGCTATAGGAACTACAGCTGGAATTGCATCAGCTACTCCTATGGCATTAGCAGCTATAGATAAAACTTTTGCTCCCTTTGCCAGCACTGCAACAGTTCAAGTATCTGCCTCTGTAATAATAACCGCACTACTTTGTCCAATGCTAGTAAGCTATTTAAGCAAAAGAAATCAAAAATTCCAAGCAAACTCTGCTGTTAAAATTACTAGTTCAGAAACAGCAGAAACTATTTTAAAAGTTCAAAATATAGAAGCCACAAATAAAGAATTTGAAGTAGGGACTATAAAAAATATAAAAAACTAGATACCTAATCCTTACAAATTATATTTAGCAGGCTTAAGTAAACGTTTTAAATTGCAAATAAAATATTATTTAGACTTTATCATCTTAATTCAATTAGGCAAGTAATCAACAACTCATTGATTATTCTTAACCCAATTCCTAAAAGCTTTTAAAATGAAAAAGCGATTGGGTATTGCAGCAGCTAGTAATGAAATAAAATATTACTTGTCTAATTTAGCTTTAATACGTATCATAAACCTGTACTAAGGACTCCGCTAGTAAACATCAGAGGTCATAAACAAAAACTTAACTTGATACCAAGAACTCTGTTTATCAAATACTATTTCACTGCTATAATTAAATTGAATATATCATGAGAGGAAGCGAAAATATGAAAATTGTAATTGCACCTGACTCATATAAAGGAAGTCTTACAGCTCTTCAAGTATCAAATAATATGGAAAAGGGAGTAAAAAGAGTTTTCAAAGATTCAGTTGTTGAAAAAATACCTATGGCAGATGGCGGCGAAGGAACTGTTCAATCCCTAATAGACAGTACCGCTGGTAAAATTATAAATATAAAAGTAACAGGTCCTGCTTTAAAGGAAGTGAATGCCTTCTATGGTATTCTTGGAGATGGTAAAACTGCCATAATAGAAATGGCTGCTGCT from Clostridium pasteurianum BC1 includes:
- a CDS encoding zinc-dependent alcohol dehydrogenase, producing MSVITRAALLKGPYDIDLVEKELVCGEDEVIVKNHLIGICGSDKNFYRGFMPKKTAEFRKEPKFPFELGHESGGVIVEAGSRVTDYKVGDKVIAFGWNNNYADYFKTPTWQLQPVPEGLDMDIASLGEPISCAMYSGLNAGVQLGDTVVIMGGGFAGQIIAQCAKKKGAFKVIVVDVLDGKLELAKKLGADITINLKKENVKQIVDELTNGIGADVVVEAAGSEESFNVASSIIKHNGKFVLYSWVTQPVTLDISRWHDDGLEFINTCLVHHTWHHRYVWTPDTLRPVQQGLVDIKSLITNELKLKDIKEGFDLADKDDTAIKIIFRP
- a CDS encoding 2-keto-3-deoxygluconate permease, which gives rise to MKIMQTMKKLPGGVLLAPAIIGILLNTFFPDALKIGGFTTALFKSSTTAFLALFMLCAGSQIDIKKAKIALAKGAVLTITKILIGACIGLLIGKLFGNSGIFGLSLLAIIPAMTNSNSSLFAVLSSENGDDTDVGAVSVIALNNGPLFTMLILGASGFASIPLMSFVAVLIPVIVGFILGNLDPDWRELLSHGHMLIPFLGFSIGASLNLQTILNAGVPGIILGIATLVFTGLGGYFIYGIFHGKRAVGAAIGTTAGIASATPMALAAIDKTFAPFASTATVQVSASVIITALLCPMLVSYLSKRNQKFQANSAVKITSSETAETILKVQNIEATNKEFEVGTIKNIKN